From SAR116 cluster alpha proteobacterium HIMB100, one genomic window encodes:
- a CDS encoding enoyl-CoA hydratase/carnithine racemase (PFAM: Enoyl-CoA hydratase/isomerase family), with product MSEPVKTHKQGHVFEVIIDRPKANAIDLATSRMMGEIFREFRDDPELRVAILGAAGDKFFSAGWDLKAAAEGDAVDGDYGVGGFGGLQELPQMNKPVICAVNGICCGGGLEMALACDIILASEQATFALPEIRSGTVADAASIKLPKRIPYHIAMEMLLTGRWIDAEEAARWGLINQICPADQLMDKAREMAELLASGPPLVYAAIKEVVRNAENMAFQDALNKITKSQFATVEKLYTSEDQLEGAKAFAEKRDPVWKGR from the coding sequence ATGTCTGAACCTGTAAAAACCCATAAACAGGGTCATGTGTTTGAGGTCATTATTGATCGGCCGAAAGCCAATGCGATTGATTTGGCAACCAGCCGGATGATGGGTGAAATCTTTCGTGAGTTCAGAGATGATCCAGAACTGCGCGTGGCGATCTTAGGCGCCGCTGGGGATAAATTTTTCTCGGCAGGCTGGGATTTGAAAGCCGCCGCAGAGGGTGATGCAGTTGATGGTGATTATGGAGTTGGCGGTTTTGGCGGGCTCCAGGAATTGCCGCAGATGAACAAACCGGTGATTTGCGCAGTCAATGGGATTTGTTGCGGCGGCGGGCTGGAAATGGCCTTGGCATGCGATATCATCCTGGCGTCTGAGCAGGCGACCTTTGCGCTTCCTGAAATCCGGTCTGGCACGGTTGCTGACGCGGCTTCGATCAAATTACCAAAACGTATCCCCTATCATATTGCGATGGAAATGCTGCTTACCGGACGCTGGATTGATGCTGAAGAAGCAGCACGCTGGGGCCTGATTAACCAGATCTGTCCTGCTGATCAGCTTATGGATAAAGCACGCGAAATGGCTGAATTGTTGGCCTCAGGACCGCCTCTGGTCTATGCCGCCATAAAAGAAGTGGTGCGCAATGCTGAAAATATGGCCTTCCAGGACGCGTTGAATAAAATCACCAAGAGCCAGTTTGCAACAGTTGAAAAACTCTATACCTCAGAAGACCAGCTTGAAGGGGCAAAGGCATTTGCTGAAAAAAGAGATCCCGTCTGGAAAGGCCGCTAG
- a CDS encoding ABC-type uncharacterized transport system, permease component (PFAM: Branched-chain amino acid transport system / permease component), with product MFILQPRPAVPVYVTLAVPLVSVLVTLLAGGLIFAALGYAPLPALYEFFVAPLSRPDQFGNLLVKACPLIIIGTGLVFCYRANIWNIGAEGQLIAGALGAGGLALSFPDTTSVFLLPGMAVAAMACGAAWAAIPAVCKVRFRTNEILVSLMLTYVAALLIDWIVRGPWRDPMSFGFPLTPYYPDAGLISSMHLPVIGRLGQLHWGVPAALLIAVAGYIVLSRMLGGFQVKLMGDAPRAGTFAGFSPNRVTVAVLLASGALAGLAGMIEVSANIGQLQPNISFGYGFTAIIVAFLARLNPLAVIVAGLVVALAELGGDTAQISMAIPKVVTGIFKGILLFLLLAGETLTRYQLVWVGRAGQNTQQRWAGS from the coding sequence ATGTTTATTCTGCAGCCACGACCCGCTGTTCCAGTTTATGTGACACTTGCCGTGCCGCTGGTTTCGGTATTGGTCACATTGCTGGCAGGCGGGTTAATTTTTGCCGCCCTTGGCTATGCGCCTCTGCCTGCTCTCTATGAATTTTTTGTGGCGCCGCTGTCCCGTCCTGACCAGTTTGGCAACCTGCTGGTGAAAGCCTGTCCATTGATCATCATTGGTACAGGCTTGGTGTTCTGCTATCGGGCAAATATCTGGAATATCGGTGCTGAAGGCCAGCTGATTGCAGGTGCGCTTGGGGCAGGGGGGCTGGCACTATCCTTTCCGGACACCACATCTGTGTTTTTGCTTCCCGGTATGGCCGTTGCGGCGATGGCATGCGGGGCGGCCTGGGCGGCGATACCGGCGGTTTGCAAAGTCAGGTTTAGAACCAATGAAATTTTGGTTTCCTTAATGCTGACTTACGTTGCCGCATTGCTGATTGACTGGATTGTGCGCGGGCCCTGGCGCGATCCCATGTCTTTTGGCTTTCCCCTGACCCCTTATTATCCTGATGCTGGCCTGATAAGTTCGATGCATCTGCCTGTTATTGGCCGTCTTGGCCAGTTGCATTGGGGCGTGCCGGCCGCGCTTTTGATTGCGGTGGCGGGTTATATTGTCCTCTCGCGCATGCTGGGCGGCTTCCAGGTCAAGCTGATGGGCGATGCGCCGCGTGCAGGGACCTTTGCCGGATTCAGCCCGAACCGGGTGACTGTGGCGGTTTTGCTGGCGTCAGGGGCGCTCGCCGGGCTGGCAGGCATGATCGAAGTCTCTGCCAATATTGGCCAGCTGCAGCCGAATATCTCATTCGGATATGGCTTTACGGCAATTATTGTGGCGTTTCTGGCGCGGCTGAATCCGTTGGCGGTGATTGTGGCGGGGCTGGTGGTCGCGCTGGCAGAGCTGGGCGGGGATACGGCCCAGATTTCAATGGCCATTCCCAAGGTTGTAACCGGTATTTTCAAAGGTATACTTTTATTTCTGTTGTTGGCGGGTGAAACGCTGACACGCTACCAGCTGGTCTGGGTTGGCCGGGCTGGCCAGAACACACAACAAAGGTGGGCAGGATCATGA
- a CDS encoding putative ABC-type transport system, permease component (PFAM: Branched-chain amino acid transport system / permease component) produces the protein MIDELLLTVLLTSVPLILAATGELVAEKSGVLNLGVEGMMLMGAVAAFGAASVTGSPYAGILGGGLAGMATAAVFALFALGLATNQVATGLALTIFGTGLSGLVGAPLVGQAIDGLPSLVIPGLAQIPLLGVAFQLDIMAYGCIALVALTAWFLSATRSGLILRSVGVNHDSAHALGYPVLLIRTGAVLFGGFMAGLGGAYLPLVLTPHWAEGMTAGRGWIALALVVFASWRPWRLVAGAILFGGVTIMQLAGQAKGWTIPPQFLSMLPYLATIFVLVFISSRGRNYLGAPAHLGRVFHPTR, from the coding sequence ATGATTGATGAACTTCTGCTGACGGTACTGCTTACATCTGTGCCACTGATTCTGGCGGCAACTGGCGAGCTGGTTGCCGAAAAAAGCGGTGTGTTGAATCTGGGTGTTGAAGGCATGATGCTGATGGGGGCGGTCGCTGCTTTTGGTGCGGCATCTGTGACCGGCAGCCCATATGCAGGTATTCTGGGTGGCGGTTTGGCCGGCATGGCGACAGCTGCTGTTTTTGCGTTATTTGCATTGGGGCTGGCCACGAATCAGGTAGCGACCGGTCTGGCGCTGACCATTTTTGGGACTGGCCTGTCAGGGCTTGTGGGCGCACCTCTGGTGGGGCAGGCCATTGACGGTTTGCCGTCTTTGGTCATTCCTGGTCTGGCTCAAATTCCGCTTCTGGGTGTGGCCTTCCAGCTGGATATTATGGCTTATGGCTGTATCGCTCTTGTTGCGCTGACGGCCTGGTTTTTATCGGCAACCCGCTCAGGCCTGATTTTGCGGTCGGTTGGGGTTAATCATGACAGCGCTCACGCTTTGGGCTATCCTGTTCTTCTGATCCGCACTGGGGCGGTTCTGTTTGGCGGTTTTATGGCGGGTTTGGGCGGTGCATATCTGCCGCTTGTGCTGACCCCGCATTGGGCCGAAGGGATGACGGCCGGGCGCGGCTGGATTGCGCTGGCCTTGGTTGTGTTTGCGTCCTGGCGGCCGTGGCGGCTGGTGGCCGGGGCAATTTTATTTGGCGGTGTGACGATCATGCAGCTGGCAGGCCAGGCCAAGGGCTGGACCATACCGCCACAGTTTTTGTCTATGTTGCCTTATCTGGCGACGATTTTCGTGCTGGTGTTTATTTCCAGCCGTGGCCGCAACTATCTCGGGGCGCCGGCACATCTTGGCCGGGTGTTCCATCCAACACGGTAA
- a CDS encoding pyruvate kinase (PFAM: Pyruvate kinase, barrel domain; Pyruvate kinase, alpha/beta domain~TIGRFAM: pyruvate kinase), which produces MQRSTKIIATLGPASSSEQVIETLARAGANLFRLNFSHGAHDEQALRVQAIRSVEQRLGWPIGILADLQGPKYRIGKLETPLSLTAGQDVCFYLPEHPVPDLSEPLPAIPLPHADIFSSLQPKSTLLMDDGKLKFTVTALGAHHAVARLHHAGKLSSQKGVNLPDVTLDVTPLTEKDRTDLAFALDQNVDYIALSFVQRASDILEAKSLIGGRAQIIAKIEKPSALTEIDQIIQATDAVMVARGDLGVELPAAHVPAIQKQLVAKCRQVGKPVIVATQMLESMIISPAPTRAEASDVAGAVFEGADAVMLSAESAVGDYPEQAVSMMAEIACAAEAHIRENPHDGPARLAVEPSVYHAVAEAAVRLAQTIEAAAIVAFTASGNTAVRLARERPSQPLLVLSPEPAVERRLSLLWGTQTAHQDETSYEQAVDEAVAQVKQRGLARTGESIVLVSGMPFGLAGTTNALRVVTI; this is translated from the coding sequence ATGCAGCGTTCAACAAAAATCATCGCTACATTGGGACCAGCTTCGTCATCAGAACAGGTGATTGAAACTTTGGCACGGGCAGGGGCAAATCTGTTCCGGCTGAATTTCAGCCATGGTGCACATGATGAACAGGCGCTTCGGGTTCAGGCGATCAGGTCTGTGGAACAGCGGCTTGGCTGGCCTATTGGCATTTTGGCTGACCTGCAGGGGCCTAAATATCGTATTGGCAAACTGGAAACACCCCTATCTTTAACAGCGGGGCAGGACGTGTGTTTTTATCTGCCTGAGCATCCGGTTCCTGACCTGTCTGAACCCCTTCCGGCTATTCCCTTGCCACATGCAGATATCTTTTCCAGCCTGCAGCCGAAATCCACGCTTTTAATGGATGATGGCAAGCTGAAATTTACTGTAACCGCGCTGGGCGCGCATCATGCGGTGGCCAGGCTGCATCATGCGGGCAAATTATCCAGCCAGAAAGGCGTCAATCTGCCGGATGTCACGCTGGACGTCACACCGCTTACTGAAAAGGACAGAACAGATCTTGCTTTTGCGCTGGATCAGAATGTTGATTATATCGCGCTGTCTTTTGTCCAGCGGGCCAGTGATATTCTCGAGGCGAAAAGCCTGATTGGTGGTCGTGCACAAATTATTGCCAAAATTGAAAAACCCTCTGCTCTTACTGAAATTGACCAGATTATTCAGGCAACCGATGCGGTGATGGTCGCCAGAGGCGATTTAGGGGTGGAATTGCCTGCTGCCCATGTGCCTGCTATCCAAAAACAGCTGGTGGCCAAATGTCGTCAGGTAGGAAAGCCCGTGATTGTGGCAACGCAAATGCTGGAGAGCATGATTATCTCACCTGCACCAACACGCGCCGAAGCGTCAGATGTGGCAGGGGCCGTATTTGAAGGGGCCGATGCGGTAATGCTGTCTGCTGAATCAGCAGTTGGTGATTATCCGGAACAGGCGGTTTCGATGATGGCGGAAATTGCGTGCGCTGCTGAAGCCCATATTCGTGAAAACCCGCATGATGGCCCGGCCCGGCTGGCGGTGGAACCGTCTGTCTATCACGCGGTGGCTGAAGCTGCTGTGCGGCTGGCCCAGACCATTGAGGCGGCGGCCATTGTCGCGTTTACAGCCTCTGGCAATACAGCGGTGCGGCTGGCGCGTGAACGCCCGTCCCAGCCATTGCTGGTGCTCTCCCCTGAACCAGCTGTGGAACGCCGCCTCAGCCTGCTCTGGGGCACACAGACCGCACATCAGGATGAAACCTCTTACGAACAGGCGGTTGACGAAGCAGTGGCTCAGGTCAAACAAAGAGGGCTGGCGCGCACAGGCGAATCAATCGTTTTGGTGTCTGGTATGCCTTTTGGTCTGGCCGGGACCACAAACGCGCTTCGGGTGGTCACAATCTGA
- a CDS encoding ATPase component of uncharacterized ABC-type transporter (PFAM: ABC transporter) — MTSSVSSQTGSLLSGRHIRKSFGQFVANDDIDFTIRAGELHALLGENGAGKSTFVKMIYGLLQPDSGQFEWQGQPVQITNPQQARAMGIGMVFQHFSLFESLTVAENIELALPQRLARDQLNDLIRTRSTDYGIPLDPDSLVADLSVGQQQRVEIMRCLLQDPSLLIMDEPTSVLTPQETDQLFEVLRHLAESGCAVLFISHKLDEIKQLTSRATILRGGQKVAEVDTADKTTHQMAELMVGTSVDAVKTGAGFSAGEVLFSVNALSRPAFGPFEVALDHITLSVHAGEVLGIAGVAGNGQDELMAALSGEWRSQHSSLIWAGRTDISQLGPHQRRQHEICFIPEERNGHAAVPAMSLSQNALLTSHQDEGMVANGFIQQSKLQARAQQISTTFDVRKPLADPQASALSGGNLQKFVVGREIIKQPRVLIVAQPTWGVDVGAATFIRQAMIELAASGSAVIVISQDLEEIFAISNRIAVLSEGRLSAPQHATDMSAQAVGLLMGGVQKSTAAAQSVGVA, encoded by the coding sequence ATGACCAGCTCTGTTTCTTCACAGACCGGCAGTCTGCTGTCTGGCCGCCACATCCGCAAATCATTCGGTCAATTTGTGGCCAATGATGATATCGATTTCACCATCAGGGCCGGTGAATTGCATGCGCTGCTGGGGGAAAACGGGGCCGGAAAATCAACTTTTGTGAAGATGATTTACGGTCTTCTGCAGCCTGACTCAGGTCAATTTGAATGGCAGGGACAGCCTGTTCAGATAACCAATCCGCAACAGGCCAGGGCCATGGGCATTGGCATGGTGTTCCAGCATTTCTCTTTGTTTGAAAGCCTGACGGTGGCAGAGAATATAGAACTGGCGCTGCCGCAGAGATTGGCGCGCGACCAGTTAAATGACTTGATCCGCACCCGTTCCACAGATTACGGTATTCCACTTGATCCTGACAGCCTGGTTGCAGATTTGTCAGTTGGCCAGCAACAACGGGTAGAGATTATGCGCTGCCTGCTGCAAGACCCGTCATTGCTGATTATGGATGAGCCGACTTCAGTGCTCACCCCGCAGGAAACAGACCAGCTGTTTGAAGTCTTGCGCCATTTGGCCGAATCTGGCTGTGCGGTTTTGTTTATTTCGCATAAATTGGATGAGATTAAACAGCTGACCAGCCGCGCAACAATCCTGCGTGGCGGGCAAAAAGTCGCTGAAGTTGATACAGCGGATAAGACAACTCATCAGATGGCTGAATTAATGGTGGGCACATCTGTTGATGCGGTTAAGACTGGTGCAGGCTTTTCAGCTGGCGAAGTTCTGTTCAGCGTAAATGCGCTCTCCCGCCCTGCTTTTGGGCCGTTTGAGGTTGCCCTTGATCACATCACGCTCAGCGTTCATGCAGGAGAAGTGCTGGGCATTGCAGGTGTTGCGGGTAATGGCCAGGATGAACTGATGGCCGCTTTATCTGGCGAATGGCGATCACAGCATTCAAGCCTGATCTGGGCAGGAAGGACAGATATCAGCCAGCTTGGCCCGCATCAGCGCCGCCAGCATGAAATCTGCTTTATTCCTGAAGAGCGGAACGGCCATGCCGCGGTCCCAGCGATGAGCCTGTCTCAGAACGCGCTGCTGACCAGCCATCAGGATGAGGGTATGGTTGCAAACGGCTTTATTCAGCAAAGCAAGCTGCAGGCTCGGGCGCAGCAAATCAGCACCACTTTTGATGTGCGCAAACCGCTGGCTGATCCGCAGGCCTCTGCCTTGTCCGGCGGTAATCTGCAGAAATTCGTGGTCGGGAGAGAGATTATCAAACAGCCGCGTGTGCTGATTGTAGCACAGCCCACATGGGGCGTTGATGTTGGTGCCGCAACCTTTATCCGTCAGGCGATGATTGAACTGGCTGCCTCTGGCTCAGCTGTGATCGTAATCTCTCAGGATTTGGAAGAGATTTTTGCCATCTCAAACCGTATTGCGGTACTGTCTGAAGGGCGTCTGTCTGCTCCGCAACATGCGACAGATATGTCTGCTCAGGCGGTCGGTTTATTGATGGGCGGTGTTCAGAAATCAACCGCAGCAGCGCAATCTGTGGGGGTGGCCTGA
- a CDS encoding sugar phosphate permease (PFAM: Major Facilitator Superfamily): MSDKGKPKASSVAGTGGAYAWLVWALAAISFGYAFFHRVAPSVMVSDLMVEFTIGGAMLGTLSALYFYPYVLLQIPLGTLLETVGTRLLLSCALSLAAAGSVLFGLAQQIELAYLGRILIGIGSSVGFLGSLALAKRWFPERRFAFLAGLAMFTGMTSGMVAQAPLAYFVDEFGWRSSLMLLGGVGFFLAVLVFALVRNAPPDQPQIASTGFDRATFFASLHQASASREVWKIAFVALTLSGPMLTLGGLWGTPYLIVAYDLSRPDAAFLMSLLLLGWAFGAPSAGWLSDRLGRRKPILVAGCVMVSVLLSVLIFMPTLPLAVVVLIMVLIGVSGGTMTSCFALVRDVMPDHLTGASIGIVNSLTVASGAVLQPVVGLLLDVLAEAGPASYSAASYRLAFLAILVTALAGLLAAFRLKETT; this comes from the coding sequence ATGTCTGATAAGGGGAAGCCAAAAGCATCATCTGTTGCCGGTACTGGCGGGGCTTATGCCTGGCTGGTATGGGCTTTGGCTGCGATCAGCTTTGGCTATGCTTTTTTTCATCGCGTTGCGCCTTCTGTAATGGTCTCTGATCTGATGGTTGAATTTACCATTGGCGGGGCGATGCTGGGCACATTGTCAGCATTATATTTCTACCCCTATGTGCTGCTTCAGATACCGCTGGGTACGCTGCTCGAAACTGTGGGTACGCGCCTGTTACTATCTTGTGCGCTCAGCCTGGCTGCAGCGGGCTCGGTGTTGTTTGGTCTGGCGCAGCAGATTGAATTGGCCTATCTCGGCCGTATCCTTATCGGCATTGGCTCTTCGGTGGGGTTTTTAGGGTCGCTCGCGCTGGCGAAACGCTGGTTTCCGGAACGGCGGTTTGCGTTTCTGGCGGGTCTGGCGATGTTTACAGGCATGACCAGCGGTATGGTGGCACAAGCTCCCTTGGCCTATTTTGTGGATGAATTCGGATGGCGCAGCAGTCTGATGTTGCTGGGCGGGGTGGGGTTCTTTCTGGCTGTGCTGGTGTTTGCTCTGGTGCGCAACGCCCCGCCTGACCAACCTCAGATAGCTTCAACTGGTTTCGACAGGGCCACTTTTTTTGCCTCTCTTCACCAGGCCTCAGCCAGCCGTGAGGTCTGGAAAATTGCTTTTGTTGCCTTAACCTTATCCGGGCCGATGCTGACCCTTGGCGGTTTATGGGGCACACCCTATCTGATTGTGGCCTATGATTTATCGCGTCCTGATGCGGCATTTTTGATGTCATTATTGTTGTTGGGCTGGGCCTTTGGGGCGCCATCAGCAGGGTGGTTGTCTGATCGCTTAGGGCGGCGCAAGCCAATATTGGTTGCCGGCTGTGTGATGGTGTCGGTGCTGTTATCCGTATTGATTTTTATGCCCACACTGCCTTTGGCTGTTGTTGTGTTGATCATGGTGTTGATTGGCGTTTCGGGCGGAACCATGACCAGCTGTTTCGCGCTGGTTCGTGATGTGATGCCTGATCATCTGACCGGCGCGTCAATCGGAATTGTGAATTCATTGACTGTTGCCTCCGGGGCGGTGCTGCAACCTGTTGTTGGTCTGCTGCTTGATGTTTTGGCTGAAGCAGGACCAGCCAGTTACAGCGCAGCCTCTTACAGGCTTGCCTTTCTGGCGATTTTGGTGACCGCTCTTGCAGGGTTGCTGGCAGCATTTCGGCTGAAAGAAACAACCTGA
- a CDS encoding putative Zn-dependent hydrolase of beta-lactamase fold (PFAM: Metallo-beta-lactamase superfamily), with protein MTSVSSCRPAVYVILFAVFLFTGCSSMSTDQRSRIEASAHFNKAEDRFENTDGTANEKSFGALAGLASDYFNRPDDPNEETGFPLLAPSRQTDSARQAIWVGHSTVLVTIDGINVLTDPVFSDRASPVSFAGPKRVVPPAVTIDDLPQIDAVVISHSHYDHLDLPSLTALHARQDQVTFLVPLGLKELLQGAGISNVIELDWWEEVMVGEVKFTATPVRHWSSRTPFDRNQTLWSGWMVNFPDYAFYFAGDTGYTDDFIETRERLGAPDLAAIPIGAYDPREFMKASHMNPEEAVQAFEDLQASQAIAVHWGTFKLTLEPLAEPPQRLRDELARKQLKADRFIALTHGQKLPL; from the coding sequence ATGACCTCTGTTTCATCCTGCCGTCCCGCGGTTTATGTTATTTTATTTGCTGTTTTTCTTTTCACAGGTTGCAGTTCAATGAGCACTGACCAGCGCAGTCGCATCGAAGCTTCGGCCCATTTCAACAAGGCTGAAGACAGATTTGAAAATACAGATGGCACCGCAAATGAGAAATCATTTGGTGCGCTGGCTGGCCTGGCCAGTGACTATTTCAACCGCCCGGATGATCCAAATGAAGAAACCGGCTTTCCCTTGCTGGCCCCAAGCCGCCAGACAGACAGTGCGCGGCAAGCGATCTGGGTCGGCCATTCCACCGTGCTGGTCACAATTGACGGGATAAATGTGCTGACAGACCCTGTATTTTCTGACCGCGCCTCCCCGGTCAGCTTTGCCGGGCCTAAACGCGTTGTTCCGCCTGCAGTCACGATAGATGATTTACCCCAAATTGATGCTGTTGTGATCTCGCACAGCCATTATGACCATCTTGATTTGCCCAGCCTGACAGCACTTCATGCACGTCAGGACCAGGTGACCTTTCTGGTCCCGCTTGGCCTGAAAGAACTGCTGCAGGGGGCTGGGATCAGCAATGTGATTGAGCTGGACTGGTGGGAAGAGGTAATGGTCGGTGAGGTAAAATTCACCGCCACACCGGTCCGCCACTGGTCATCACGCACGCCATTTGACCGGAACCAGACTCTGTGGTCAGGCTGGATGGTGAATTTCCCTGACTACGCTTTTTATTTTGCCGGCGATACAGGATATACAGATGATTTCATCGAAACCCGCGAACGGCTGGGCGCGCCCGACCTGGCGGCAATTCCTATCGGGGCTTATGACCCGCGCGAATTTATGAAAGCGTCCCATATGAACCCAGAAGAAGCTGTTCAGGCCTTTGAAGATTTACAAGCAAGTCAGGCGATTGCCGTCCATTGGGGCACATTCAAGCTCACCTTGGAGCCGCTGGCAGAGCCGCCGCAGCGTCTGCGAGATGAGCTGGCCCGAAAACAGCTGAAGGCTGACCGGTTTATTGCGCTGACCCATGGTCAGAAATTACCGCTTTAA
- a CDS encoding putative ABC-type transport system, periplasmic component/surface lipoprotein (PFAM: Basic membrane protein): protein MKKLLSKLALATALMSLGLGSAQADALKVGFVYLTNPGDHGWTYAHEVGRQQLQAHFGDKVETTYVENVPEGPDAARVIRELAAQGNKVIFTTSFGYMDPTIRVAKEYPDVRFDHITGYKRAANVATGNIRFYEGRYVQGVVAGLTTKSNKIGYLGAFPIPEVIQGINSFARGLRSVNKDASIKVVWVNSWYDPVKESDAAKVLIAEGADVLAQHTDSPAMLQTAEKAGVKGFGQSSDMHEFAPNAQLFASVNNWGPYYIEQVQKVMDGSWSTGDGPDHWAGNTWKGISDDFLVLTEFKNMPADVAKAAAAARDGIGNGSLNIFEGPMKDNGGNMILKAGEVLDDGGLWSMNYYVEGVEGKIPN, encoded by the coding sequence ATGAAAAAACTACTCTCAAAACTGGCCTTGGCCACAGCCCTGATGAGCTTGGGGCTTGGCTCTGCACAGGCTGACGCGCTGAAGGTTGGCTTTGTTTATCTGACCAATCCGGGTGATCATGGCTGGACTTACGCCCATGAAGTTGGCCGCCAGCAATTGCAGGCCCATTTCGGTGATAAGGTTGAAACCACTTATGTGGAAAATGTGCCTGAAGGCCCGGATGCAGCCCGTGTGATTCGCGAATTGGCGGCACAGGGAAATAAGGTTATTTTTACCACGTCATTTGGCTATATGGATCCAACCATCCGTGTTGCAAAAGAATATCCGGACGTGCGTTTTGATCACATTACCGGCTATAAGCGGGCGGCAAATGTGGCCACCGGCAATATCCGGTTTTATGAAGGCCGTTATGTTCAGGGTGTGGTTGCTGGTTTGACCACCAAATCAAACAAAATCGGTTATCTGGGTGCCTTCCCGATTCCGGAAGTGATTCAGGGCATCAATTCATTTGCCCGTGGTCTGCGTTCAGTGAACAAAGATGCATCTATCAAGGTCGTCTGGGTGAACAGCTGGTATGATCCGGTCAAGGAATCAGATGCGGCAAAGGTGCTGATTGCTGAAGGTGCTGATGTGCTGGCTCAGCATACAGACAGCCCGGCGATGCTGCAGACAGCTGAAAAAGCAGGTGTGAAAGGCTTTGGCCAGTCATCAGACATGCATGAATTTGCCCCGAACGCACAGCTGTTTGCTTCAGTGAATAACTGGGGGCCTTATTATATTGAACAGGTCCAGAAGGTGATGGATGGCAGCTGGTCAACAGGTGACGGGCCGGATCATTGGGCAGGCAACACCTGGAAAGGCATTAGTGATGACTTCCTGGTTCTGACTGAATTCAAAAATATGCCAGCAGACGTAGCGAAAGCTGCCGCCGCTGCTCGTGACGGTATTGGTAACGGCAGCCTGAATATCTTTGAAGGTCCGATGAAGGATAATGGCGGGAACATGATTCTGAAAGCAGGTGAAGTGCTTGATGATGGTGGCCTGTGGTCAATGAATTACTATGTCGAAGGCGTAGAAGGCAAAATCCCGAACTAA